One Pochonia chlamydosporia 170 chromosome 5, whole genome shotgun sequence DNA segment encodes these proteins:
- a CDS encoding vacuolar protein 8 (similar to Aspergillus terreus NIH2624 XP_001215331.1) gives MGNCSSSCCGGRSREGLYEPVLADSEREAVADLLQYLENRGETDFFSGEPLRALSTLVFSENIDLQRSASLTFAEITERDVREVDRDTLEPILFLLQSPDIEVQRAASAALGNLAVNTENKVLIVQLGGLTPLIRQMLSPNVEVQCNAVGCITNLATHEENKAKIARSGALGPLTRLAKSRDMRVQRNATGALLNMTHSDENRQQLVNAGAIPVLVQLLSSTDVDVQYYCTTALSNIAVDANNRRKLSSSEPKLVQSLVHLMDSSSPKVQCQAALALRNLASDEKYQIEIVRVQGLPPLLRLLQSSYLPLILSAVACIRNISIHPMNESPIIDANFLKPLVDLLGSTDNEEIQCHAISTLRNLAASSDRNKALVLDAGAVQKCKQLVLDVPVTVQSEMTAAIAVLALSDDLKSHLLNLGVCDVLIPLTHSPSIEVQGNSAAALGNLSSKVGDYSIFIQNWNDPNGGIHGYLSRFLQSGDATFQHIAVWTLLQLFESEDKTLIGHIGKADDIIENIRAIANRQVEAEPEFEEEDEGEVVNLAQRCLELLGQSMSKAHIEG, from the exons ATGGGTAACTGCAGCTCATCATGCTGTGGAG GCCGATCCCGCGAGGGCCTGTACGAGCCCGTTTTGGCCGATAGCGAGCgtgaagctgttgctgaCCTGTTGCAATATCTCGAAAAC CGTGGAGAAACCGACTTCTTTTCCGGGGAGCCCCTTCGAGCTCTCAGCACTCTCGTCTTTTCAGAAAACATTGACTTGCAACGCAGTGCAAGCCTCACATTTGCGGAAATCACGGAGCGAG ATGTTCGAGAGGTCGACCGAGACACACTAGAGCCcattctcttcttgttgcaAAGTCCCGATATTGAAGTTCAGAGAGCTGCCAGTGCGGCACTAGGCAACCTGGCTGTGAACA CCGAGAACAAAGTCCTCATCGTTCAGCTAGGCGGGTTAACACCGCTCATCCGGCAGATGCTATCGCCAAATGTTGAAGTCCAGTGCAATGCCGTAGGATGTATCACCAACTTGGCTACCCATGAAGagaacaaggccaagattgcaAGATCGGGTGCTCTGGGTCCATTGACGAGACTAGCCAAATCTCGGGATATGCGCGTACAGAGAAACGCCACTGGAGCCCTTCTCAATATGACACATTCAG ACGAGAACCGACAGCAGCTCGTTAATGCCGGCGCGATCCCCGTTCTCGTCCAGCTTCTCTCTTCCACCGATGTCGATGTACAGTATTACTGCACGACCGCCCTCAGCAACATTGCCGTTGATGCCAACAATAGACGAAAACTGTCGTCATCGGAGCCTAAACTTGTTCAGTCCCTGGTACATCTCATGGACTCGTCGTCCCCCAAGGTCCAATGCCAGGCAGCATTGGCCCTGCGAAACCTCGCGTCCGATGAAAAGTACCAGATTGAGATTGTTCGAGTTCAGGGCCTACCACCGCtccttcgtcttcttcagtCCTCTTATCTTCCTCTCATCCTCTCTGCCGTTGCTTGTATACGAAACATTTCTATTCACCCCATGAACGAGTCACCCATCATAGACGCCAACTTCCTTAAGCCACTAGTAGACTTGCTTGGATCAACTGATAACGAAGAGATTCAGTGTCATGCCATTTCAACCCTGCGTAATCTCGCTGCCAGCTCGGACCGGAACAAGGCCCTTGTTTTGGACGCTGGCGCTGTTCAGAAGTGCAAGCAATTGGTGCTTGACGTACCCGTCACAGTGCAGTCTGAGATGACAGCTGCCATCGCGGTTTTGGCTCTCAGTGACGACCTCAAGTCACACCTTCTCAACCTGGGAGTCTGCGATGTCCTAATTCCATTGACTCATTCTCCTAGCATTGAAGTCCAAGGTAAcagtgctgctgctttggGCAACCTGTCTTCTAAAG TTGGCGACTACTCTATCTTCATTCAAAATTGGAACGACCCCAACGGAGGAATTCACGGGTACCTCAGTCGATTCTTGCAGTCAGGCGACGCCACTTTCCAGCATATTGCCGTTTGGACATTGTTGCAACTATTCGAGTCGGAGGATAAGACGCTAATTGGGCATATCGGCAAGGCTGATGACATCATTGAGAATATCCGGGCTATTGCAAATCGTCAAGTGGAAGCCGAACCCGAGtttgaagaggaggatgagggtgAAGTGGTGAATTTGGCTCAGCGGTGTCTGGAATTGCTGGGACAGAGCATGTCCAAAGCACATATCGAAGGTTAA
- a CDS encoding nuclear protein SNF4 (similar to Cordyceps militaris CM01 XP_006674614.1) encodes MDLAAPSIGVDQAYRLAVAELFVGTCSQYANINVLDSENGFQSGQVPPPPLEHLHVPSSNRTKPPPKCDKPDYRKRTKSPQPFSEARSQKGTPNDNLRTHKSIDTGNRMDERDPAAAPLSVQPVADPTQTNVDAVSASREQVTGAMSGLAPGLGSGPSVEKPQEPAPSVQAHPPSAAQAQARAQAPTSQPAAGPNIAAPAPGPGPAPASSHEQPARRVPQFVAPSSYLRFKTSHGSAMAAAPEPTSTPSPPSPLDKEQRQGLKAIRDFLKVRTSYDVLPLSFRLIVLDTDLLIKKTLNILIQNSIVSAPVWDSQRGRFAGILTATDYINVIQYYCQFPDEISKLDQFRLSSLRDIEKAIGATPIETVSVHPSRPLYEACRRMLKTRARRIPLVDVDDETGRETVISVITQYRILKFIAVNNEHNTVMLKKTVREIGLGTYTNLATMHMDNTVLDAIHMMVDRNISCIPIVDAENRVLNAFEAVDVIPCIRGGAYEELDDSIGEALCRRPDDSPGIYTCGEADRLDSLFDTIRKSRVHRLIVVDDDNKLKGVISLSDILKYVLVHGEEDSP; translated from the exons ATGGATCTGGCAGCGCCCTCAATCGGTGTCGACCAGGCATACCGCCTTGCGGTGGCCGAGTTGTTTGTAGGCACTTGCAGTCAATACGCAAACATTAATGTCTTGGACTCTGAGAA TGGTTTCCAGTCTGGCCAAgttccccctcccccacttgagcatcttCATGTCCCGTCATCAAACCGAACCAAACCACCTCCCAAGTGCGACAAGCCCGACTACCGCAAACGTACAAAATCACCGCAACCTTTCAGTGAGGCTCGaagccaaaaaggcacaCCAAACGACAATCTCCGGACACACAAGTCGATTGACACAGGAAACCGAATGGACGAAAGAGATCCCGCAGCGGCGCCCCTTAGCGTCCAGCCTGTCGCGGACCCCACGCAGACCAATGTCGATGCCGTGAGTGCGTCTCGTGAGCAGGTCACTGGCGCCATGTCAGGTCTGGCACCGGGTCTTGGGTCTGGACCATCCGTTGAGAAACCCCAGGAACCAGCTCCTTCAGTTCAAGCTCATCCACCGTCTGctgcacaagcacaagcacgAGCACAAGCACCGACATCACAGCCTGCCGCCGGGCCAAACATTGCTGCGCCGgctccaggtccaggtccagctCCGGCTTCCAGTCACGAGCAGCCCGCCCGCCGTGTGCCTCAATTTGTCGCTCCCTCATCCTACCTCCGATTCAAGACCTCGCACGGCAGCGCCATGGCAGCTGCACCGGAACCGACTTCGACTCCGAGTCCGCCGAGTCCGCTAGATAAGGAACAACGTCAAGGACTG AAAGCCATCCGCGATTTTCTCAAGGTTCGCACTAGCTATGACGTCTTACCGCTGTCCTTTCGTCTCATTGTCTTGGATACCGACCTTCTCATCAAAAAGACACTTAATATCTTAATACAAAATT CAATCGTTTCGGCGCCGGTATGGGATTCGCAGAGAGGACGATTTGCAGGCATTCTAACGGCCACCGACTACATAAATGTTATTCAATACTATTGCCAATTTCCTGATGAGATCAGCAAGCTTGACCAATTTCGGTTGAGTAGTTTACGAG ACATCGAAAAAGCCATCGGCGCGACGCCAATCGAAACGGTATCTGTACATCCCTCTCGACCGCTTTACGAGGCTTGCCGTCGCATGCTCAAGACCCGTGCGCGACGTATCCCTCTCGTGGATGTCGACGACGAGACTGGCAGGGAGACTGTCATTTCTGTCATTACCCAATACCGTATTTTGAAATTCATCGCCGTCAACAACGAGCACAATACTGTCATGCTGAAAAAGACGGTTCGAGAGATTGGCTTGGGTACCTATACCAATTTGGCCACCATGCACATGGACAACACCGTTTTGGACGCTATTCACATGATGGTCGACAGAAATATTAGTTGCATCCCGATCGTCGACGCCGAGAATCGGGTTCTCAATGCCTTTGAAGCGGTGGACGTCATTCCCTGCATCAGAGGCGGAGCATACGAAGAGCTGGATGATTCAATTGGGGAGGCACTATGCAGACGACCCGACGACAGCCCGGGAATCTATACCTGTGGAGAGGCAGATCGACTTGATTCGTTGTTCGACACCATCCGAAAGAGCAGGGTCCACAGACTGATCGTTgttgacgacgacaacaaatTGAAGGGTGTCATTTCGCTTTCGGATATCCTCAAGTATGTATTAGTtcatggagaagaagactcgCCTTGA